TAAAGCTGCTTGTAAATGATTCTGATCAAAAAAAACGATATTTCCACTAGAAGCTAAAGATAATAAAAACCCTTTTGTCTTTACAATGTCTGTTAGATGACCATCTATCAATAGAACCAACGGATTTTCTGCTTGCACTGTTTCACCTGCCAAACCAACATTTGGTGGTAATGCAAGAAATTTTGTTCCCTTATATTCATAAAAAGTTAAACCTTGGGCTGGATAGACATCATTATGTTTCGTCCATAGCGGAATTTGACCTTCTAAAAACGAAGCCAATTCAAATGGTAAATCTTCAACATCCTTTACAATGAGTTTCCCGCCCTTGCCTTCTGTTTCCACACCTATTTCTAGCAAATCAATCCAAGCACGATCTGTTATAATAATATGATCATAGCCACCCATTCGATATGGCTCTAAGAAAATCGCTTTATCAATAACTAAAGAAAGACTTAAATTATTAGCCTCTTGCATTTTAGAAAAAAAGTCTTCTACATCGGGAAGTACCGCCTCTTGTTCTAATGAATCCAAGCCAATCATTGTTAGTCGAACAACATTTTGCATTTTGTCCCAAAGCGAATAGTCTTTCGACAGTTGATTAGTTATTAGTAAAGAGGTGATGATGGTCGGTATAACAATTAGCGATAAAATCATAACAAGTACCTGACTTAGCTTTCCCATTACGGAAAACCGCTTCAACGGAATTTGTCTTTTCGCTATATGGGCAGCTTTTGGGCTAGCAATTAGCGTAAGCAATGCTGTGATGATGGCAACGCCAATTAAGAATAGTATTAGACAAAGTAGTAGAGGATTCAATACGAATGGAATTTGTCGAATGTCCTTTACTACACCTACATAGCCTAATGAAATGAACAAACCTAACAAAAATCCGACAAAGATAAAAGATAAAATTGTCGTTGTATCCTCCACATGGATTTTCCTTATTTTGACACCGCCTAATAATCGAATAGACCTTGCTTTTGCGTGTTGAAATATCCACGTACTAATTGTCGTTACTAATAACAGCAAGGAAGCGAGCACTGCATTTCCTATACCATTTTGAAATAAGAATGCATAAACTACTGTAAGTATCGATGGTTCTTGAACAAATAAAATCCTAATTTGATGCTGTTGCGCCCAATGTTTCAGTGCTTCTTGAAAATCTTTTCCAGCGTTAAAAGCATAGGTGCCAGATAAAGAACGGGTGCCTATATCTGCAGTTGAAAGCAATTCACCTGTTAAAGAAGATTCGAACCACTTAATCGTATTCTGCTCTATAAGCAAGCCATGAAATGCTGGTTTAGCTGTACCAAAATAAATAATATCTTTTTTATTGTCATAGTTTTCTGGGTCAACAGAAGTTTTGACTACGATTGCTTTATATTGATCTGTTAGTTGATTAAGCTCCTCAACCAATTTATCTTTTGCAATAGTGGTTTCAGCAAGATTTAAATCAAATTGATTCGTAGTGCCTAATGGCAACCGCTGTTGGACAAGTGACGTATATTGAAAAATAAGCAGAGACAGCATCATTACACAAATTAAAGATGTCAGTTGCACTGCTCTTTTAAGCATAACCACTCCCCCTAAATACTTAATTGAGAAGCTTGGAAAGCCTACTGCGAAAGACATTCCAAGCCTCTAAAGTATGGAATCTTTAGTAATTAATCGCATACTCGGTAGTAATATTGATCAACGTGGCGAGGATGCTGTACTGCCCAAAGTTCAGCAATAGATCTTTCGCCTGCTCTAGTATCAATTGATCTAGATTGATTACCATTCAATTCTACTGTGCTTCCATGACAGCGATCCACAGTGTAGTATGAACGAACTTTAGCATTCCAAAATCCATACTCCCAAGTGCCACCTTCATGTGGATATTGTGTGATTGGTCCTGGTGCTAGCCATTTACGAGAAATGTCTCTTCGGTTGAATTGATCACTTTGTGTTGCCTCAGTTGATGTTGCAACAATTAAAGGATCCTGAATAGTATTATGAGACACTGCATAAACCCCAGATGGCAACAATAATAATGCCACCAATGCTAACACTATTATTTTCATCCTTACAGTTTTATTGGCTAACATAATACTCACCTCCTTTCATTTAACTATTGAATATTTACATAAATCTATAAACTATTTTTTGAAAGTTTATCAAGTATAGAACAAGGAAGAATTTATTGAATGACCATTTATTATTTTTAATTTAATGTATTAAAAATTTAATCGTACTCTTTACTTTTTGATAAATTTATCTCTGTCCATAAATGTGAGAATAGAAAATCCTATTATGCCAAATATCCCAAAAACCGTTATCCAAGTAGGCTGTCTATCATAATTCCTTATTAATGATAGTAACGAAAGCAATATTAGCATTAGATAAACATAAGGCGCTGGAATTTTTTTAATTTTCACCACCTCTTTCCATACAGAAATACTCCTCTAAAAAATAACAGCGATCCACTGTGTAGTACGAATGAACTTAAGCATGCCAAAATCCATATTTCCAATTCCTATATCTAGCATTTTGTTATCGTCAACACTGTTCCACATTCCTACAATTTACATTCTCAATCGATTCTCATTTAATTATTTTTTATATAGCATAAGATAATAGAAAAATCAATATATTTTAAATATTTATATAACAATGAAAAAATAGTAGATTTATCTTTAAGACCATAACAAAAAAACGCAACCTTTAAAGGAACTTCCTTTAAAAGTTGCGTTCAATCATATGCGAATCATACTATTTTTTACATTCAAACGAATAATTTGTTGCTAGAAAGCTCTTTTCTTTTGACACGATGGCTTTGCCTCCATCGTTTTCACATTGCTCCGTCATGGCATCTATTTTTTTCTCATTCATCATATTTGTCATAAGTGTCATACCGCCACCAAACACAGCAATTAGTAAGCCGATAATAATCCATAACTTGCCTGCATTATTCCCAGCAGGTTTCCCATTTGCCACATGTATTCCCCTCTCTTAAACAAATAAAAATGGTTCTGTATGAATAGTCGATTGGACAAATTCTACTCTATATTTTTTTGTCTCACACAATGTTGCCATTTTTTTCGCAACACCTGCAATCATTACTTTTTCAACATGATGACCTGGGTCTACAATTTGCAAACCAATTGCTTGTGCATCCTGTGCCGTATGGAAATACATATCGCCTGTTAAAAACACATCGGCACCTGCACGCTTTGCCGTATAAATATACTTATTTCCATCTCCACCTACTAGTGCAATCTTTCTTACTGTTGACTGCAAATCGCCGACAATACGAACAGTTGGTACATCTAGTTGTTTCTTTACAAACTCTGCAAAGTCTTGTAACAGCATTTCTTTTGGTAAATAGCCAACACGACCTAATCCCATACGATTCGTTTGTTGCTCCAAGCGAATGATATCATACGCAGGCTCCTCATATGGATGGGCATTTAACAGTGCCTTCAATACGCGATTTTTAATGGACGCGGGCAAAACCACTTCCACTTTGACTTCTTCCTCGACATGTAATTCTCCAATAGAACCAACATGCGGATTTGCCCCTTCAAGTGCACGGAAACGCCCTTCTCCACTCGATGTATAACTGCACGCTTCATAACGACCTATTCGACCTGCTCCAGCTTTTGCTAATGCCTCACGCAGCACGTCTGCATCAGCAGTCGGTACAAAAACGGTTAGCTTTAAAACATCCTCAGCATACGTTTCTTCTAAAATAGAACGATTTTCGAGCAGCAATGCATCAGCTAATAAATCATTGACGCCACCTTCCGCTACATCTAAGTTTGTATGTGCTGCATAGACCGCAATATCATGTTTAATAAGTTTTTCGTATAATTGTCCAGCAGGATTGTCCGTACGTATATTAGCTAGTCGACGGAAAATAGGCGGATGATGCGCTATAATCAGTTCACAGCCTTGGGCAATCGCTTCGTCTGCTACAGCGTCATTCACATCTAATGTCACTAATACTTTGTTTACAGGTTTATTTAACGTTCCAATGGCAAGTCCAATTGGGTCATTCTCCATACACGCAAGATGCTTTGGTGACCATGATTCAAATAGTTGTATAATTTCCTGACCATTTACTGATTTCATGCTATAAAGCTCCTTCCACTAAATCAAGTAGTGCTGTTAATTCAGCACGTTTTTCCTCAATTTCAAGAGTTGGCTCTGCCCCTTCAATGGACTGTAAAACACGTTGCCAATTTTCTTTTTCTCGTTGCCATTTTTTTAAAAAAGCTGGTGCTTTACGTAACAATAATTTAGGACCAAATAAGATATCTGACGGAGATAACGTCATCGCTCCTCTTTGTAAGACAAGAATTTCGTAGATTTTTTCATCTTCCTCTAAAATATCTTCATCAAGAATGGCCCAATTATTTGTTAAAGCCCATTCCCGAATAACTTTTGCATGAATGTTAGGTTGCAAAATTAGACGTGTTACACCTTGTAAGCTTTGTGGATGTTTCTCTAATATCGACACAATGAGTGGTCCACCCATGCCAGCTATTGTTACAGTATCTACATGATCAGTTGCCTCCACTGCAGCTAAGCCATCCGCCAGTCTAACTGTAATTTTTTCTGTTAACCCTTCTTTTTTAACTTGTCCTAGCGCCGATTCATACGGTCCTTTTACAACTTCACCTGCTACTGCGCTCGTAGCAATCCCCTTATGGATTAAATAGCATGGTAAATATGCATGATCACTGCCAATATCTGCTACAACCGCACCAGTTGGAACAAATTTTGCCACTGTTTCTAAACGTTTTGATAATTTTTGTGCGTTCATTTTAAACCGCCTACCTTATAAATATAGAGTCCACTCTAGTATGTATGATGTTGAACAAAAAAACAAATGGAGTTGTCTCATATTTTTGAGCAACTCCATCATAATAGAAGCTGTACTAAAAGCGTAAAGACACGTTTTAGTACAGCCATTTTTTAAAACTATTTTAGAGTAGAAATGTACTCAGCGATTGCTTTTGCTTCCGCTTCGTTTTTCATTCCTGGTGTCATAGGTGTGCCTTCGATACCGTTTGTTAACACGTCTACGATACGAGCTTCATCTAAACCGTGTAGGTTTGGACCAACACCACCAGTTAAGTCACCACCGTGACAACCGATACAAGTTTGTACTAATGCAGAACCATCATCATTAGCTTCTGTAGTTTCGCCACCGCCCTCTTGTTCAGCAGCAATTTCTTTCTTGTTATCTGCGCCTTGTAAAGACATGAAGAAAATAAGACCTATACCAAATGCCAGAATCAAGATGTAAGGAACGACTGGATTGTTTTTCATATGTTTCCCCTCCTCATAATAAATCTACTTCTATTATAATATAGAATCAGTCAACATCTAATATTGTACTGCATTAAACAAGAAACGAAAAGCCCCATTCGCTAAGTTTTCCTTTGTTTGTAACAATTTCGACATTTCTGTATCAATTGGATAAATTATGTCTTGTTAAACCCAAATTATGGACTGATAATGAATCTTCTAGCAACTCAATTCTTTTCCTTCTCGCAAATATTTTGCCACCCATTAGGCATTCATATACATCCAATAAAAAATTAAATAGCTGTCATATAAAACCTCTGTGTCCTATTATGCTGTTGATTTATCATAACAATTTCATAAATAGGTCATACTATTATTTTGATATATTATTATTTCGTGTTTTTTCTATTTTTTCTTCAATTTATACTTTTTTAAAAAAGTCATACTACTATATTACAAAAATAAAATACTCTACTATGAACGAAAAGTCCGTTATAGCAGAGTATTTCTTACATAAAATTATACAAATAATAACCAATAAGTGCTAATAATCCGAGACCACCAGATACTGTGAAATACAGCAACTTCATTTTGATACCTGACACTAGCCATACCCCACAATTTGCAGCGATAATGACAAATAGCACAGTATTATTTCCACTAAAATATGTAGTATACATGCGAATAGATAAGCTAAATAACAAGATAGCAGCAATAATATGGAAGACAGGGGCTAATAAGTTATTTTTGGTCGCAACTCGAAAAGCCATTATGAATAATGTAATTGTAGCAATGGCTACAATACCCGTTAATAAAAGCAATAAAGAAGTGACTGTAAAATAAATATACAAAAGCAGTAGCATACCTAAGCATAATCCCACTATGAAGAACATCATTTTTCGTTTTTCTAAAGGCAATACTGCCTGTTTATGAGTTGCTTCTTCTAGCTCTTCTACATCATTTCCCTCTGCATAAAGAGTGGCTAGAAAGTCACAGTAGTGCTCTGGTAATAGCTTATTTTGCTTCCAAAACAATATCTCATTTAAAATAATTTTTTTCCGTGGATTTGTCATCGTATTTTCTCCAAACATTGCTTAATAATGGTTGTACTACAATTTTATCTCACAATTAAAGAAAGAACATCTGTAAAAAGTCGCAAAAAACGGAACTTATCATCCGTTCAAATTATGTATTTTTACATCTATTATGTAAAAATCTTAAGTCAACATCCTGTTTAATAGTTTCCCCTAAAAATAAGGAATGCTACTGTAACAGTAGCTTATAAAGAACAAACCCCGCTACACAATATAATGTAGCGAGGTTTGCATATCACAAGTATGAAGTTCTGTTTTATTCTAAGAAATCTTTTAAACGTTTACTGCGAGAAGGGTGGCGCAATTTACGAAGTGCTTTTGCCTCAATTTGACGAATACGTTCACGTGTTACACCAAATACTTTCCCTACTTCTTCTAACGTGCGTGTACGTCCATCATCTAAGCCAAAACGTAAACGTAGTACGTTTTCTTCACGGTCTGTTAATGTATCTAATACATCTTCTAGCTGTTCTTTTAACAATTCATAGGCTGCATGATCAGAAGGAGATTGAGCCTCTGAGTCTTCAATGAAGTCCCCTAAGTGTGAATCGTCTTCTTCACCGATTGGCGTTTCAAGAGAAACTGGTTCTTGCGCGATTTTTAAAATTTCACGTACTTTTTCAGGTGTTAAATCCATTTCCTCGCCAATTTCTTCTGGAGACGGCTCACGACCTAAGTCCTGTAATAATTGACGTTGCACACGAATTAATTTGTTAATTGTTTCTACCATGTGCACAGGGATACGTATTGTACGTGCTTGGTCGGCAATCGCACGTGTAATCGCTTGACGAATCCACCATGTTGCGTAAGTTGAGAACTTAAAACCTTTACGATAGTCGAATTTTTCAACTGCCTTAATAAGTCCCATATTCCCCTCTTGAATTAAATCAAGGAATAACATCCCACGGCCCACATAGCGTTTGGCGATGGATACAACAAGACGTAAATTCGCTTCAGCTAAACGTTTACGCGCTTCTTCATCCCCTTGCTCAATACGTTCTGCCAGTGCAATTTCTTGCTCGGCAGAAAGTAAATCCACGCGACCAATTTCTTTTAAATACATACGAACAGGATCATTAATTTTTACGCCTGGTGGTACGCTTAAATCATTTAAATCGAACGTTTCTTCGTTAGCTTCTTCTTTCATTAAGCTTTCTTCTTCAAATTCTTCTTTACCAATAATTTGAATGTCTTTATGTTTTTCAAGATCTTCAGCGAAATGAAAAACTTCTTCATTTTCCAACTCATAAGGCATTAATTTCTCTGAAATTTCTTTCATCGAAATTTCACCTTCTGTTTTCGCCTTTTCTTGTAGTAATTTTTTTGCTTCATCTAATGTAATTTCTACTTCTACCTCTTTTGAACGTTCAGACTTGTCCGCCATAAACCTTCCTCCTTCTAAACAACCGAATCGGGTTAAATCGCCGATAACGATTTTCTTAAATGAATAATCTGTTGGGCGATTTCAAGTGCACGCGCATACTCGTGCATCTTCTCCGCTTCCTTTGACTCATGCATCTTTTGATGAATTTCCTGCTCAATTCTATATTTTTGAAGCTGTCGAATAGAATCTGTAACCTCTGACTCTGATTGGTCTGGATCCCTTTCCACTAAAGCCGCTTCCATCACAATTTTGCGTAATTCAGCGTCATCTAATATCTCGACAAAACGCTGATAATCTGGGTGACCATATTCCTCATAAAATCCTACCAATCGAACAAATACAGCCATATATGCATCTCGTACAAAAGGCTCTTTTTGCTCACTACGTAATACCCTGTCCACTACATCTATATTATGAAGCATATGAGCCAGTAATAAACGTTCGGCACGTTCTGCTGCGTCCATAGGCTTTTGTCGCTGCGTGACTGGCATCGAAGGTGTATGCGTTGGCATTTCCACTTTCGCAGTGCGTACCTGATTTGCCTCTAGTTTTCGGAATTGGGCATAAATCGCTTCTTCCGAAATCGTTGTTTCATTCGATAGCTGTCGGATATACAAATCTCGTTCAATCGGTGAGGAGCTACCCACTAATTGTTCGAGTACTTCTTGAATATATTGAAGCGTATCATTTTCAAACTGAAAATTCTTATTTCGTCTAGCATGCATCATCATAAAAGCAATATACGTATGTGGTTTTTCCAAAATCTGTTCCTTAAAAGCCTGTCCACCTAGACTTTGAATATACTCATCAGGATCTAGTTTATCTGGTAGCACCGCAACATTCACTTTCATGCGCTCCGTTTGTAGTAACTGTGCCGCTCTTTTCGCCGCATCAAATCCAGCGTTATCACCGTCATAGCAAATCGTAACTTGCTCTACTAAGCGTTTTAGCTTTGTGATATGCTGATTCGTAAGCGAAGTACCCATAGTTGCTACGGCATTTGTTACACCAACTGAAGTGGCAGCTAAAACATCCATAAAACCTTCCATCAACACTACTTGACGATTTTTTCTAATAGAGGTTCGTGCTTTGTCTAGGTTATATAGCACTTCACTCTTTTGAAAAATTGGTGATTCTGGACTATTTAAATATTTTGCCTCTTCACCTGTCGATGACAAGATTCGTCCTGAGAAGGCAATAATTTTACCATTCTCATCACGAATTGGAAACATAATACGCCCTCGAAAACGATCAAAATAGCGTTCTTCTCCTTCACGTTTGATTACTAGACCACTATCTGCGATTTCTTGTAAGTTATAACCTTTTCTTTCAAGCAATATCGTTAATGCATCAAAGCTTGGGAGAGACCATCCAATGCTATTAGATTCGATAAGTTCCCTTGTAAATCCTCTTTCTAGCAAATAATTTAAAGGCTCTTCCCCATCTTCTGTGTTCAGCAATAAATGATGAAAAAAATCTGCCGCAAAGGCATGGGCTTCTTTCATCCTTTCTTCCGCTTTTGAAATCTTTGTCGTCGCTTGAGGCAAAGTTGGACCAACATCTAAATGTACGCCCACACGTTCACCTAGTTTGACGACTGCATCCGGGAAAGAAATCCCTTCGATATCCATGACGAAAGTAATGGCATTACCGCCTGCACCGCAACCAAAACAATGAAAAATCTGTTTGTCTGTTGACACAGAAAAAGATGGCGTTTGTTCTCCATGAAAAGGACAGAGACCAAACCAATTGCGCCCGCGCTTTGTTAGCTGCATATATTCGCTAATAACATCGACAATATCCGATTGTGTACGAATCTGCTCAATCACTTCTTCTGGTATTTTCCCTGCCAAATTCATCACCATCTTTAATTTACGTTCTAGAACACAATTCGATATCCGTTTTAAAAATCCTTTATTTCTCGACAAAAAAATAGGATTTTTCTCTTTTTAAATATTTTTACCACAATTTTATTATTATAAAACAAAAATTAGTATTTATCTATACCAATTTCAAAACCGACTCAAAAAAACCGCCTCTACTACCCCGAGGTGGTTTACACAATTTGGTTTCTTATTTACAGCTTGCAAGCTGTTCAATAATAATATTCGCCGTTTCCTCTACAGCTTTATTCGTTACATCAATCACTTTACAACCTATTTTCTCAACAACTTGTTCAAAATGTTGTATCTCCTCTAAAATGCGTACATGCTGAGCATAGATAGCATCATCATTTAATCCTAACGTCATTAATCTTTCTTTTCGTATCGAATTTAATTTATCAGGCGAGATAACTAAACCAAAGCATTTTTTTGGATCAATTTTAAATAATTCTTCTGGTGGCGCGACCTCCGGGACTAATGGTACATTTGCCACCTTATAACGTTTATGTGCTAAATACTGTGAAAGAGGCGTTTTTGATGTACGTGAAACACCCACAAGTACGATATCAGCTAGCAATAAGCCTCGTGGATCTCTGCCATCATCATATTTCACCGCAAATTCTATCGCCTCAATTTTTTTAAAATAGTCGTCATCAAGTTGATGCACAATGCCCGGTGTCTCTAATGGCATTTCTTCCATAAATGTTGCCATTGATTTCAACGCTGGTCCTAAAATATCTACAGCATGTACTTTTTCTTTCTCACATAAATCATGTAGTAATGTACGCATGTCTTGTCGAACAAGTGTATAGACAACAAATGCCTTCTGTTTTGCAGCGAGGCACACAATTTTTCGAACAAGCTCCTCTGTTTGAATATGTGGAAAGCGCCGAATAATCGTGTTTTCCAAGCCTGGTCGGAACTGGCTAATTACCGCTTTGGCTACTTGATCCCCAGTTTCGCCGACTGAATCAGATACAACAAAAACTCGTAGTCTTTTCATGCTGTTCCCCTTCAATTTTTAGACATTTTGCGCAAGCGAAAGGAAAGCACGTGTAATGGTCGTTTTAGTTAGACGACCTACAATCGTCAATCCACCCTCTTGTGGCTCGATTACCGGTAATGAATCTACTTCTCGTTCTATTAGCTTATTAGCTGCAACAACTAACGAATCAGATCTTTCACAGTACGAGATATTTGGCATTCGTGTCATAATAATATGTACAGGAATTTTATTTAAATCCTGCGTGCCAATACTTGTACGCAGTAAATCTTTACGAGACAGAACACCTGTCAAAAATTCGTTTTTATCGACAACGAAAAGGGTTCCGACATCCTCTGAAAACATGAAGCAAATGGCATCATATACTGTCATTGTTTCAGGTACAACAACAGGTCCAGAGTGAAAATCTTTAACTTTTAAATTGTTAATGCTATCCGTTAATGTTACGGATGTTTTTTTACCAGAATAGAAATAACCAACTCTTGGTCTAGCATCTAAAAAGCCAGCCATTGTCAAAATGGCTAAATCTGGTCTTAAAGTCGCTCTTGTCAGATTGAGACGTTCTGCAATATGTTCCCCTGTTATCGGGCCGTTCTCTTTCACAATTTGTAAAATGTCTTCCTGACGTTTATTGAGTTCGATTGGACTCACCGCCTCAAATCTAATAGTGTTATACTTATGCTCAATTATTATATACTATTTTAATGGTTATTGCGAAGAAAAGAACTACATGCTACAATATTGACACAGACGCTTGCTCTCTATGTATTTTCGAGCAATCTTGCGTTATACAGGCGATGATAGGAAAAAAGTATCTGTTCATTTATTTAGCGAGTAGAAGATGGTGAAAGTCTACATAGCAGCAGAGAAAGGCACTCCTTGAGCTAACTTTTTGAAAAGAGGTTTTAAACAAAGCGTTTAAAACAATCAGGGTGGAACCGCGGGTATTAGCACTCGTCCCTGGGCATTTTCGTGCCCGGAGACGGGTGCTATTTTTATTTCGGATATGGCGAATTCTTATTTCCAATAAATATAAGGGTAATCTCTTATTTTTGTTTTAAATCAATTCGTCCTATCAGACAGTTACGTTTCACTCAAATGCAAGGAAAAATTACGAAGGAGGCTATTATTATGGCTAACAAATCAATGGAAACAATTGTATCTTTAGCAAAGCATCGTGGCTTTGTCTTCCCAGGTTCTGAAATCTACGGAGGTTTGGCAAATACTTGGGATTATGGTCCACTTGGTGTTGAATTAAAAAACAATGTCAAAAAAGCTTGGTGGCAAAAATTTGTCCAAGAATCTGAACATAACGTTGGGATTGATGCAGCTATCCTGATGAATCCAAAAGCATGGGTTGCATCTGGTCACGTTGGCAACTTCAACGACCCAATGGTAGACTGTAAAGCTTGTAAAGCGCGTCACCGCGCAGATAAAATCATTGAAGATGCTGCACTAGCAAAAGGTGATGAAATTATCGTTGATGGTATGACATTCGATCAAATGAAAGAAACAATGGTGAAATACGATGTTGTCTGCCCTGATTGTGGCAAAGCAGATTTCACTGATATTCGTCAGTTCAACTTAATGTTTAAAACATTCCAAGGTGTAACAGAATCTTCAACAAACGAAATTTACCTTCGTCCAGAAACAGCACAAGGAATTTTCGTTAACTTTAAAAACGTACAACGTTCTATGCGTAAACGTACACCATTTGGTATTGCACAAATCGGGAAGTCTTTCCGTAACGAAATTACGCCAGGGAACTTTACATTCCGTACTCGTGAATTTGAACAAATGGAGCTTGAATTTTTCTGCAAGCCTGGTGAAGATCTTGAGTGGCATGCTTATTGGAAAGAATTCTGTAAAAACTGGTTACTGAACTTAGGTATGAAAGAAGATTCTATGCGTCTACGTGACCACGAGGAAGACGAATTATCGCATTACTCAAATGCAACAACTGATATTGAATTTAAATTCCCATTCGGCTGGGGCGAGCTTTGGGGTGTAGCTGATCGCACAGACTACGACTTAAAACAACATATGGAACATTCAGGCGAAGATTTCACTTATATTGATCCAGTAACAAACGAGCGCTATGTACCATATTGTATCGAACCATCTTTAGGTGCTGACCGTGTAACATTAGCATTTTTATGTGACGCCTACGATGAAGAGGAGCTTGAAGGTGATGACAAACGTACCGTATTACGTTTCCACCCTGCTTTAGCACCATTTAAAGCAGCCGTTCTTCCACTTTCTAAAAAATTATCTGATGAAGCAGCAGATGTATGGTCAGCGTTACGCAAATCATTCCCTGTTGATTTTGATGAGTCTCAATCAATCGGTAAACGCTACCGCCGTCAAGACGAAATCGGTACGCCATTCTGTATTACATTCGATTTCGATTCAAAAGAAGATGGTCAAGTAACTGTTCGTCATCGTGATTCAATGGAACAAGTACGTATGCCAATCGCGGATGTAAAAGCATATATCGAAAAGCATCTTCAATTTTAATTCAAACGATTAGCTAGGTTTTAAGCAAATCAAACGGCTAAAAAAAGAAAACGTGTTAGATTGATTACAGTCAATCTAACACGTTTTTGCTATGCTGTGTTGTCCGTTACGGCGATGCTTTGCGGGTA
This DNA window, taken from Lysinibacillus sp. FSL M8-0337, encodes the following:
- a CDS encoding helix-turn-helix transcriptional regulator, whose translation is MSPIELNKRQEDILQIVKENGPITGEHIAERLNLTRATLRPDLAILTMAGFLDARPRVGYFYSGKKTSVTLTDSINNLKVKDFHSGPVVVPETMTVYDAICFMFSEDVGTLFVVDKNEFLTGVLSRKDLLRTSIGTQDLNKIPVHIIMTRMPNISYCERSDSLVVAANKLIEREVDSLPVIEPQEGGLTIVGRLTKTTITRAFLSLAQNV
- a CDS encoding glycine--tRNA ligase, giving the protein MANKSMETIVSLAKHRGFVFPGSEIYGGLANTWDYGPLGVELKNNVKKAWWQKFVQESEHNVGIDAAILMNPKAWVASGHVGNFNDPMVDCKACKARHRADKIIEDAALAKGDEIIVDGMTFDQMKETMVKYDVVCPDCGKADFTDIRQFNLMFKTFQGVTESSTNEIYLRPETAQGIFVNFKNVQRSMRKRTPFGIAQIGKSFRNEITPGNFTFRTREFEQMELEFFCKPGEDLEWHAYWKEFCKNWLLNLGMKEDSMRLRDHEEDELSHYSNATTDIEFKFPFGWGELWGVADRTDYDLKQHMEHSGEDFTYIDPVTNERYVPYCIEPSLGADRVTLAFLCDAYDEEELEGDDKRTVLRFHPALAPFKAAVLPLSKKLSDEAADVWSALRKSFPVDFDESQSIGKRYRRQDEIGTPFCITFDFDSKEDGQVTVRHRDSMEQVRMPIADVKAYIEKHLQF